From the Brachyhypopomus gauderio isolate BG-103 chromosome 5, BGAUD_0.2, whole genome shotgun sequence genome, one window contains:
- the gfra3 gene encoding GDNF family receptor alpha-3, protein MIPLGILLNLFFIRGSVSLAVPLFPDTLNCVEALRECLEEQECEKLYRQLDYCVDEEAVAPLGPDARHTCFDAQNALAHYRPLQECKCQRGSRMELTCLRVYWTVRFPLGYDDIEMSPYEDIELELVRNAETLKLASIVAVSSFPVDGQNRCLKAAQDCGLFEKCGALRSEYVLACTKPAPGSDHCNRQKCHRALRRFLDRVPEEYSFGVLFCSCTDQLCGERRRKTIVPSCSYEERDGQPNCLHLESYCLRDDLCRSRLADFQQHCHPSSHSASGCLRESGAVCLKAYAGLIGTIMTPNYVSNSSTEVSQWCGCEGSGNKLQECLQVLHLFTNNACLRNAIENMGSSSPWPVEATPLPAPRPSPYLQHDELNINLLPDLNSVEESEEHRPEEEEEEEMDAGEEFNVIPPFSEKATVTDLDSESDRVHSQAWTPLPPLFLPLLLLTAISWG, encoded by the exons GTTCGGTATCCTTGGCTGTGCCTCTGTTTCCGGATACGCTGAACTGCGTGGAGGCCTTGCGGGAATGCCTGGAAGAGCAGGAGTGTGAGAAGCTCTACCGGCAGCTGGACTACTGCGTGGATGAGGAGGCTGTGGCACCGCTGGGTCCTGATGCCCGCCACACCTGCTTCGATGCCCAGAATGCCCTGGCACACTATCGCCCCCTGCAGGAGTGCAAGTGCCAGCGCGGCTCACGCATGGAGCTGACCTGTCTTAGGGTGTACTGGACCGTGCGATTCCCACTGg GATATGATGACATTGAGATGTCCCCATATGAGGATATTGAGCTGGAACTTGTGAGAAATGCTGAAACGTTAAAGCTGGCGTCCATCGTGGCAG tctccTCCTTCCCCGTAGACGGACAAAACCGCTGTCTGAAGGCGGCTCAGGACTGCGGCCTGTTCGAGAAGTGCGGGGCCCTACGCTCCGAGTACGTGTTGGCGTGCACCAAACCTGCGCCCGGCTCTGACCACTGCAACCGGCAGAAGTGTCACCGGGCCCTGCGGCGCTTCCTGGACCGCGTGCCGGAGGAGTACAGCTTTGGCGTGCTCTTCTGCTCCTGCACGGACCAGCTGTGTGGTGAGCGCAGGCGCAAGACCATCGTGCCATCCTGCTCATACGAGGAGAGGGATGGACAGCCCAACTGCCTCCATCTGGAGAGCTACTGTCTCCGCGATGATCTGTGCAG GTCGCGACTGGCTGATTTCCAGCAGCACTGTCATCCGTCCTCCCACTCTGCCTCGGGCTGTCTGCGGGAGAGCGGGGCAGTGTGCCTGAAGGCTTACGCAGGACTCATCG GCACGATCATGACGCCGAACTACGTCAGTAACAGCAGCACAGAGGTGTCCCAGTGGTGCGGCTGCGAGGGCAGCGGGAACAAGTTGCAGGAGTGTCTGCAGGTCCTGCACTTGTTTACCAACAATGCCTGCTTAC GTAATGCCATCGAGAACATGGGGAGCTCCAGTCCCTGGCCGGTGGAGGCCACGCCCCTCCCAGCTCCACGCCCCTCCCCCTACCTCCAACATGACGAACTGAACATTAACCTGCTGCCTGACCTCAACTCG gtggaggagagcgAGGAGCACAGgccagaggaagaggaagaggaggagatggatgcAGGGGAGGAGTTTAACGTCATCCCTCCATTCTCTGAGAAAGCCACAGTCACTGATTTGGACTCTGAGTCGGACCGTGTCCACAGCCAGGCCTGGACCCCACTGCCCCCCCTGTTCCTGCCCCTCTTGCTGCTAACTGCTATCAGTTGGGGgtag